A window of Proteus columbae contains these coding sequences:
- a CDS encoding GNAT family N-acetyltransferase yields the protein MTTTQNEIKNNDITLRPTQIDDAIKLPAIEQSAGQLFSTLEDLSWISESGVQSVEKHLAFINHKGHWVAVNSENEPVGFIMTMPLPESLFIHELSVSEAWQNRGIGKLLIQKVKDEAKAHQFSAVTLTTFRHVPWNAPYYQRLGFSILSESEIPHSLQEILNNEVESGGFVKETRCAMKFEV from the coding sequence ATGACAACAACACAAAACGAAATAAAAAATAACGATATTACTCTTCGCCCCACACAAATTGATGATGCAATTAAATTACCTGCTATCGAGCAATCAGCAGGGCAACTCTTTAGTACTTTAGAAGATTTAAGTTGGATAAGTGAGAGTGGCGTACAAAGTGTTGAAAAACATTTAGCCTTTATTAATCATAAAGGGCATTGGGTGGCTGTTAATAGTGAAAATGAACCAGTTGGTTTTATTATGACGATGCCATTACCTGAAAGTTTATTTATTCATGAGTTGTCAGTGAGTGAAGCTTGGCAAAATAGAGGTATTGGTAAATTACTTATTCAAAAAGTAAAAGATGAAGCAAAGGCACATCAATTTAGTGCCGTTACGTTGACGACATTTCGCCATGTTCCTTGGAATGCGCCGTATTATCAACGCTTAGGTTTTTCTATTTTGTCAGAAAGCGAAATTCCTCATTCTTTGCAAGAAATCTTAAATAATGAAGTTGAAAGCGGGGGTTTTGTAAAAGAAACGCGCTGTGCCATGAAATTTGAGGTTTAG
- a CDS encoding YfcL family protein, with product MLSEYEAYLLDKIDSRVEHASDDELFAGGYLQGHITLAIAELEQENNTQLEALRTRVEESIQKAIKAGELSPPDQALVLSTWHDLVNSIN from the coding sequence ATGCTTTCTGAGTATGAAGCGTACTTATTAGATAAAATTGATAGCCGTGTTGAACATGCCTCTGACGATGAGTTATTTGCAGGCGGGTATTTGCAAGGCCATATTACACTGGCTATTGCTGAACTTGAGCAAGAAAATAACACACAGTTAGAAGCGTTAAGAACGCGTGTAGAAGAGAGCATTCAAAAGGCGATAAAAGCAGGCGAGCTTTCACCTCCAGATCAAGCGTTAGTTTTGTCTACATGGCATGATTTAGTTAACTCAATTAATTAA
- a CDS encoding elongation factor P hydroxylase encodes MSAHHYQQLIDIFNQCFSESFQTRLVKGDDEPIYLPANEETPYHQIIFAHGFYASALHEISHWCIAGEARRQQVDYGYWYCPDGRDETTQGQFEVVEIKPQALDWLFCQAAGYPFNVSCDNLEGNFEPDRYEFRNKVREQVLAYLRDKNTPPRAQLFINALHLFYNTPELTEEMFPYQENPLVN; translated from the coding sequence ATGTCAGCACATCATTATCAACAGTTAATTGATATCTTTAATCAATGTTTTAGCGAAAGTTTCCAAACCCGTTTAGTTAAAGGGGATGATGAGCCGATTTATTTGCCTGCAAATGAAGAGACACCTTATCACCAAATTATTTTTGCTCATGGTTTTTATGCTAGTGCATTACATGAAATATCACATTGGTGTATCGCCGGAGAGGCTCGTCGTCAACAAGTTGATTATGGTTACTGGTATTGCCCAGATGGACGAGATGAAACCACTCAAGGACAGTTTGAAGTTGTAGAAATCAAACCTCAAGCATTGGATTGGTTATTTTGCCAAGCTGCTGGTTATCCTTTTAATGTCAGTTGTGACAATTTAGAAGGTAACTTTGAACCTGATCGCTATGAATTTAGAAATAAAGTTAGAGAACAAGTACTCGCTTATTTACGAGATAAAAACACGCCACCTCGTGCACAGCTATTTATTAATGCGTTACATTTGTTTTACAATACCCCAGAGCTAACGGAAGAGATGTTTCCTTATCAGGAAAATCCTTTAGTTAATTAA
- a CDS encoding sulfite exporter TauE/SafE family protein gives MDWLFSDGIYLLLFFVALIAGFIDSIAGGGGLITIPALLSAGVPPVQALATNKLQSVGGSFSATLYFIRRKVIDLKAQRFAILMTFIGAVSGAMLVQFINPEILKQALPILTIAIGLYFLLTPSIGAQDSKQRIGYYTFGAVLGGGVGFYDGIFGPGTGSFFALGYVMLLGYNLSKATAHAKLLNFTSNFGSLLFFIIGGQVIWTIGLVMLCGQFIGARLGAGLVLTKGQKLIRPMLVIISFLMSIKLIHDNHGDTIALWFSALFN, from the coding sequence ATGGATTGGCTCTTTTCAGATGGCATCTACCTTCTTCTCTTCTTTGTTGCTTTAATCGCAGGTTTTATTGATTCGATTGCTGGTGGTGGTGGGTTAATCACTATTCCAGCTTTGTTATCAGCAGGGGTTCCGCCTGTTCAAGCTCTAGCAACGAATAAACTGCAATCGGTAGGTGGCTCGTTTTCAGCTACGCTCTATTTTATACGTCGAAAAGTTATTGATTTAAAAGCGCAGCGATTTGCAATTTTAATGACTTTTATTGGTGCGGTTTCTGGTGCCATGTTGGTGCAGTTTATTAATCCAGAAATCCTTAAACAAGCGCTTCCTATTCTTACCATAGCTATTGGTCTCTATTTTCTTCTTACTCCATCAATAGGCGCTCAAGACAGTAAACAACGTATTGGCTACTATACATTTGGTGCAGTGCTTGGTGGTGGTGTCGGTTTTTATGATGGTATTTTTGGACCAGGAACAGGCTCTTTTTTCGCTTTAGGTTATGTCATGTTACTTGGGTATAATCTCTCAAAAGCGACGGCTCATGCTAAGTTACTTAACTTCACCTCTAACTTTGGCTCTTTACTGTTTTTTATTATTGGTGGGCAGGTTATTTGGACTATTGGTTTAGTTATGCTTTGTGGGCAGTTTATTGGTGCTCGCTTAGGTGCAGGTTTAGTATTAACAAAAGGGCAAAAATTAATAAGACCTATGCTGGTCATTATCTCCTTTTTGATGAGCATCAAACTCATACATGACAATCATGGTGATACTATTGCACTTTGGTTTTCTGCACTTTTTAATTAG
- the aroC gene encoding chorismate synthase — protein sequence MAGNSIGQLFRVTTFGESHGIALGCIVDGVPPGLLLTEADLQVDLDRRRPGTSRYTTQRREPDQVRILSGVFNGVTTGTSIGLLIENTDQRSQDYSEIKDVFRPGHADYTYEQKYGLRDYRGGGRSSARETAMRVAAGAIAKKYLKEKMGIEVKGYLSQLGPITCDLVDWSIVETNPFFCPDPSRLEALDEYMRALKKEGNSIGAKVTVVAEGVPAGFGEPVFDRLDADLAHALMSINAVKGIEIGDGFGVVTLKGTENRDEITKNGFTSNHAGGILGGISSGQPIVAHIALKPTSSITIAGKTINRDGEEVDMITKGRHDPCVGIRAIPIAEAMMAIVLLDHALRQRGQCGDVVPPLMQW from the coding sequence ATGGCAGGAAACAGTATCGGACAATTATTCAGAGTCACGACTTTTGGTGAGTCTCATGGTATTGCATTAGGTTGCATTGTTGATGGTGTACCTCCTGGATTGCTTTTAACAGAAGCTGACTTACAAGTTGATTTAGATAGACGTAGACCCGGAACATCACGTTATACCACTCAGCGCCGTGAACCCGACCAAGTGCGCATTTTATCAGGTGTATTTAATGGTGTTACAACAGGAACAAGCATTGGTTTACTGATTGAAAACACAGATCAACGTTCTCAAGATTACAGTGAAATCAAAGATGTTTTTCGTCCTGGTCATGCCGATTATACCTACGAGCAAAAATATGGTTTGCGTGATTATCGTGGCGGTGGGCGCTCTTCTGCACGAGAAACCGCAATGCGTGTTGCTGCTGGTGCAATCGCAAAAAAATACCTAAAAGAGAAAATGGGTATTGAAGTAAAAGGCTATCTTTCTCAGCTAGGCCCAATTACTTGTGATCTTGTTGATTGGTCTATCGTTGAAACCAATCCATTTTTCTGCCCAGATCCTTCTCGTTTAGAAGCACTTGATGAATATATGCGTGCGCTTAAAAAAGAAGGCAACTCGATTGGTGCAAAAGTGACTGTGGTTGCGGAGGGTGTGCCAGCAGGATTTGGAGAGCCAGTTTTTGACAGACTAGATGCAGACTTAGCACACGCATTAATGAGTATCAATGCTGTTAAAGGAATTGAAATTGGTGATGGTTTCGGTGTTGTGACATTAAAAGGCACTGAAAATAGAGATGAAATCACTAAGAATGGTTTCACTAGCAACCATGCAGGTGGCATTTTAGGTGGAATTAGCAGTGGTCAGCCAATTGTTGCTCATATCGCTTTAAAACCAACATCTAGCATTACTATTGCTGGTAAAACGATAAATCGTGATGGCGAAGAAGTCGATATGATAACCAAAGGTCGTCATGATCCTTGTGTGGGAATACGCGCTATTCCGATTGCAGAGGCAATGATGGCAATTGTGTTGCTCGATCATGCATTGCGCCAACGTGGTCAATGTGGTGACGTTGTACCTCCGTTAATGCAATGGTAA
- the prmB gene encoding 50S ribosomal protein L3 N(5)-glutamine methyltransferase — MDITLKEEAVADLSTILDMLRWAMSQFNSSDIYYGHGTDNAWDEALQLVLPTIALPLDIPDALLSTKLTTSEKMEIITLIESRIEQKIPVPYLTHSAWFCGHEFYVDERVLIPRSPIGELINNHFDGLIQQEPTRILDLCTGSGCIAIACAHEFEDAEVDAVDISEDALEVAEFNIENHGLVHRVYPMQSDLFNAIVPTPYDIIVTNPPYVDVEDMGDLPDEYQVEPELALASGIDGLDITRQILLKAPEYLSENGILVCEVGNSMVHLIEQFPEVPFTWLEFENGGLGVFMLTREQLVEHSACFSRVC; from the coding sequence TTGGATATAACACTAAAAGAGGAAGCGGTTGCTGATCTAAGCACTATCCTAGATATGTTACGTTGGGCTATGAGTCAGTTTAATTCATCTGATATTTATTATGGGCATGGCACAGATAACGCATGGGATGAAGCATTACAGCTTGTATTACCAACCATTGCACTTCCTTTAGATATTCCAGATGCACTGTTATCAACCAAGTTAACAACTTCTGAAAAGATGGAAATCATTACGCTTATCGAAAGCCGAATTGAGCAAAAAATCCCAGTCCCTTATTTAACTCATAGCGCTTGGTTCTGTGGTCACGAATTTTATGTTGATGAACGTGTGCTTATCCCTCGCTCTCCTATTGGTGAATTAATCAATAACCATTTTGATGGTTTAATTCAGCAAGAGCCAACACGCATTCTCGACTTATGTACTGGAAGTGGCTGTATTGCGATTGCTTGTGCTCATGAGTTTGAAGATGCTGAAGTCGATGCGGTTGATATTTCTGAAGATGCTCTGGAAGTGGCTGAATTTAACATTGAAAATCATGGTTTAGTGCATCGTGTTTATCCAATGCAATCAGATCTATTTAACGCCATTGTTCCAACGCCTTACGATATTATTGTGACAAATCCTCCGTATGTCGACGTCGAAGATATGGGTGATTTACCTGATGAATACCAAGTTGAACCTGAATTAGCATTAGCTTCGGGTATTGATGGCCTAGATATTACGAGACAAATTTTACTGAAAGCCCCTGAATATCTGAGTGAGAATGGCATTTTAGTCTGTGAAGTGGGTAATAGTATGGTTCATCTTATTGAGCAATTCCCAGAAGTTCCATTTACATGGCTTGAGTTTGAAAATGGTGGACTCGGTGTCTTTATGCTGACTCGTGAACAGCTCGTCGAACATTCAGCGTGTTTTTCTAGAGTGTGCTGA
- the smrB gene encoding endonuclease SmrB, producing the protein MNKKFSLPPSEIELFQEMIKGTKKLAQDKILHSPKRKKVTHYAVERLQQEQVDASYYFSDEFQPNLATEGPMRYLREGANAYELKKLRRGDYVPEFFLDLHGLTQLIAKQEIGALIAACRREHVYCACIMHGHGKHILKQQTPLWLAQHPDVIAFHQAPKEWGGDAALLVLVENDDIARR; encoded by the coding sequence ATGAATAAAAAATTTTCATTGCCACCTTCTGAAATTGAGTTATTTCAGGAGATGATAAAAGGCACTAAGAAATTAGCTCAAGATAAAATACTTCATTCACCAAAACGTAAAAAAGTGACACACTACGCTGTTGAACGTTTACAACAAGAGCAAGTTGACGCCTCTTATTATTTTTCAGATGAATTTCAACCTAACTTAGCCACAGAAGGCCCAATGCGCTATTTAAGAGAAGGCGCTAATGCTTATGAATTAAAAAAGCTACGTCGTGGTGATTATGTACCTGAGTTTTTTCTAGATTTGCATGGATTAACACAACTAATTGCAAAACAAGAGATTGGTGCATTAATTGCGGCATGTAGACGAGAGCATGTTTATTGTGCCTGTATTATGCATGGTCATGGCAAACATATTTTAAAACAACAAACGCCACTTTGGTTAGCACAACACCCTGATGTAATCGCTTTTCATCAAGCTCCAAAAGAATGGGGAGGCGATGCTGCATTATTAGTCTTAGTGGAAAACGACGATATCGCTCGCCGCTAA